From the Halalkalicoccus sp. CGA53 genome, one window contains:
- a CDS encoding putative baseplate assembly protein has protein sequence MAGPPEIDGRRRADLRDRISSLTPYYLDEWDPDSEDVGTALVELFAEMAGGLTERVDQAPRKHQVAFYEALGFDRRPPQAATVPVQFSIDEDAPGNVPITGGTEVEAETDGDEEVFRIASEDAFEATPACLTDVFSVDPSDDSLFEHRGPIDGAGSSTLFTGTDVQENVLYVGHPERFSVSAGSTVVLEIRTTHDPTALDWEYYGESGDGEEGWHGILPSDVRWDDPRLALTPDGPILETEVDGRESSWIRGSIPPDEQSTERFAFEFDRLLLGGKKNEAKPDGLFANDVPQPVDGTKIYPFGSIPQQRDAFYLACAEAFAKPGADVTITFGGRDPIAPEDPPRLSWEYYDGRSWRLLAEVNGNDVFHGESEEGEEASVGFTVPPDIDSTSVFGQEGVWIRVRLVGGEYVKVVYEHDDDDDPTESHRRVDGDPPSFDTVTIAYEYAGTEAPTQLLAENGLEYTDDLVGTEGPHRPFEPLPDDTQTVYFGLNRRLTGGPIQLYVDVEDREYPGEFSPRVRWEQRVLPGSESWERLSSDDGTEGFTRSGIVSLSFADDSEASRRFGVERHWVRARVRGDAFEPEEPENETEERGQNQEHSSRDLTLATTTAGDGSLEPCRSFLETDPGGIEVRPAVPRIDGIYLDTGVAANVTTVEDEVLGSSDGSPNLTFAVSRPPTIEIEVWVDELTALSSDRRERLRAERPEAVAIETTTTGDVRAAWVRWEAVEDLEGADESDRQYVLNRVDGTVTFGDGTAGRIPPAGRDNVRASYRTGGGSAGNVEPGAVVDLSTAIPHVDAVTNPVEGSGGAAAESTAVVLDRAPRELRDRDRAVTAVDYERIARDAARELADVRCLRGMNRAGEHEPGWVTILVVPDERRETPVPSVGLRETVHRRVSEAAPLHLVTRDRLVVRSPTYVSVDVEATVVVDGVRSLGALETAIEDRLTTFLHPLSGKGGDGWRFGELATIADVIAEIEGCDGVDHVPRLDLRYDGRETITKGETPPDVAPDVLVHSGTHELVVRQRTRPCVEGDR, from the coding sequence ATGGCAGGACCCCCGGAGATCGACGGGCGACGTCGCGCCGACCTCCGTGACAGGATCTCGTCGCTCACCCCGTACTATCTCGACGAGTGGGATCCCGATTCGGAGGACGTCGGAACCGCGCTGGTGGAGCTGTTCGCCGAGATGGCCGGCGGGCTCACCGAACGGGTCGATCAGGCGCCGAGGAAACACCAGGTGGCCTTCTACGAGGCGCTCGGGTTCGACCGCCGGCCCCCGCAGGCGGCGACGGTCCCCGTGCAGTTCTCGATCGACGAGGACGCGCCGGGGAACGTCCCGATCACCGGAGGAACGGAAGTCGAAGCGGAGACGGACGGCGACGAGGAGGTGTTTCGTATCGCGTCGGAGGACGCCTTCGAGGCGACCCCGGCCTGCCTGACGGACGTCTTCAGCGTCGACCCGTCCGACGACAGCCTCTTCGAACACCGCGGTCCGATCGACGGAGCAGGATCGTCGACCCTCTTCACTGGAACCGACGTTCAGGAGAACGTCCTCTACGTCGGCCATCCCGAACGGTTCTCGGTCTCCGCCGGGTCGACGGTCGTCCTCGAGATACGGACAACCCACGATCCGACGGCGCTCGACTGGGAGTACTACGGCGAGTCCGGGGACGGCGAGGAGGGATGGCACGGGATTTTACCCTCGGACGTTCGCTGGGACGACCCCCGACTCGCGCTCACCCCTGACGGTCCGATCCTCGAGACGGAGGTCGACGGCCGGGAGAGCTCGTGGATCCGCGGTTCGATCCCCCCGGACGAGCAGTCGACCGAGCGCTTCGCGTTCGAGTTCGATCGCCTGCTCCTCGGCGGGAAGAAGAACGAGGCGAAACCGGATGGACTGTTCGCGAACGACGTCCCCCAACCGGTCGACGGGACGAAGATCTACCCCTTCGGATCGATCCCGCAGCAACGCGATGCGTTCTATCTCGCCTGTGCGGAGGCGTTCGCGAAACCCGGTGCGGACGTGACGATCACGTTCGGCGGACGCGATCCGATCGCTCCCGAGGATCCACCCCGCCTCTCGTGGGAGTACTACGACGGCCGATCGTGGCGACTCCTGGCCGAGGTGAACGGAAACGACGTCTTTCACGGGGAGAGCGAGGAAGGCGAGGAAGCCAGTGTCGGGTTCACGGTCCCCCCGGATATCGACTCGACGTCCGTCTTCGGACAGGAGGGCGTCTGGATTCGGGTGCGATTGGTCGGCGGTGAGTACGTGAAAGTCGTCTACGAGCACGACGACGATGACGATCCGACCGAGAGCCACCGACGGGTCGACGGGGACCCACCCAGTTTCGACACCGTTACGATCGCGTACGAGTACGCGGGAACCGAGGCCCCGACACAGCTCCTCGCCGAAAACGGGCTGGAGTACACCGACGACCTCGTCGGGACGGAGGGACCCCATCGGCCGTTCGAACCGTTGCCCGACGACACCCAGACCGTGTACTTCGGGCTGAATCGGCGACTGACGGGCGGGCCGATCCAGCTCTACGTCGACGTCGAAGATCGCGAGTATCCCGGCGAGTTCAGCCCCCGCGTGCGCTGGGAGCAGCGCGTTCTACCCGGGTCGGAGAGCTGGGAGCGCCTGTCGAGTGACGACGGGACGGAGGGGTTCACGCGCTCCGGAATCGTCTCCCTCTCATTCGCGGACGACAGCGAGGCGTCGCGGCGGTTCGGAGTCGAGCGTCACTGGGTGCGTGCTCGCGTCCGTGGCGACGCGTTCGAACCCGAAGAGCCCGAGAACGAGACCGAGGAGCGGGGCCAGAATCAAGAGCATTCGTCCCGCGACCTCACCCTCGCCACCACGACGGCCGGCGACGGCTCGCTCGAACCGTGCCGGTCGTTCCTCGAGACCGACCCGGGTGGTATCGAGGTTCGACCGGCAGTCCCGCGGATCGACGGTATCTACCTCGACACCGGCGTGGCCGCGAACGTCACGACCGTCGAGGACGAGGTGCTCGGTTCGAGCGACGGCTCGCCGAACCTCACGTTCGCGGTCTCGCGACCGCCGACCATCGAGATCGAGGTCTGGGTCGACGAGCTGACCGCACTCTCGAGCGATCGACGAGAGCGTCTGAGAGCGGAGCGGCCGGAGGCGGTGGCCATAGAGACGACCACGACGGGCGACGTTCGTGCCGCCTGGGTGCGGTGGGAGGCGGTGGAGGACCTCGAGGGAGCCGACGAGTCGGATCGACAGTACGTCCTGAACCGCGTCGACGGGACGGTCACGTTCGGCGACGGAACGGCGGGGCGGATCCCCCCTGCCGGCAGGGACAACGTTCGCGCGAGCTACCGGACCGGGGGCGGGAGCGCCGGGAACGTCGAACCGGGCGCAGTCGTGGATCTCTCGACCGCCATTCCGCACGTCGATGCGGTCACGAACCCGGTCGAAGGCTCGGGTGGCGCGGCGGCGGAGTCGACGGCCGTGGTGCTCGATCGTGCACCACGGGAGCTCCGGGACCGGGACAGAGCGGTGACCGCGGTCGACTACGAACGCATCGCGAGGGACGCGGCACGTGAGCTGGCCGACGTGCGGTGTCTCCGCGGCATGAACCGAGCTGGCGAGCACGAACCGGGCTGGGTGACGATACTCGTCGTCCCCGACGAGCGACGGGAGACCCCGGTCCCGAGCGTGGGGCTTCGCGAGACCGTCCACCGGCGCGTGAGTGAGGCGGCGCCGCTTCACCTCGTCACACGGGACCGCCTGGTGGTTCGGTCGCCGACCTACGTGTCCGTCGACGTCGAAGCGACAGTGGTCGTCGACGGTGTTCGGAGCCTGGGGGCGCTGGAGACCGCAATCGAGGACCGCCTCACCACGTTCTTACACCCGTTGTCGGGGAAAGGTGGTGATGGGTGGCGCTTCGGCGAACTCGCGACGATCGCCGACGTGATCGCCGAGATCGAGGGGTGTGACGGTGTCGATCACGTCCCTAGACTCGACCTCCGGTACGACGGTCGGGAGACGATCACGAAGGGCGAGACGCCCCCCGACGTCGCACCCGACGTGCTGGTTCACAGCGGGACCCACGAACTCGTCGTTCGCCAGCGGACACGCCCCTGTGTGGAGGGCGACCGATGA
- a CDS encoding putative baseplate assembly protein, with product MSLDVPDLDDRTYEELRADAVKRLPVHAPEWTDHNVHDPGITILELLAWLVETYGYQLDRVTDDHRRKYLELVGVTPHPPRSASVDLSVATGDEAVAGELPARTPIVVETPDREVIRFETETDIVLTPATIDAVVSEHARGRTDHTVANESEGRSFLAFGTEASVGNALYLGFDGDPFAEGNRLDLVVDFHDDDLPDPAGDPHDPIRFVPSIAVVWERLTDPERWYRDDAWEELDLVHDGTDAFYTGGRVGLAEPSDRQGEAEAAAILARDTPLIWVRAVARAREDDEDTERRIPTCAERSGVVGSGSQTGVRDRTPTQTERYELPPTFDAIRTNVVAARQRERVPSVGLERIDRPGDERPAYPPSETAATRSQRFAFPTAPVVDAEVVVGDTRWTAVDDFGAAGPDDRCYVLDRERGVVTFGDGRRGAIPLPGQTVSAGDVVYGGGPQGNVPRGSTWMIEGPKDTLEADPLARPAGGRGAESIAAAFDRARDQQRIPYRAVTASDHRAIAMRTPGVRVGRAAAVVDCADDASGSPNEVTVVVIPFGPPGRRPIPTRGFLEAVEYQLCAHSLLTDRISVSAPTYVSIRVTAEVVAVEGIPHDDVRDVAAERLETFIDPLVGYDGDGWPFDRPVHRSDVFEVLANLPTVADVIDVSIGVGDEADLEADHTSVPYLAAVSIDVREERETCGRGL from the coding sequence ATGAGCCTGGACGTCCCGGACCTCGACGACCGCACGTACGAAGAGCTACGAGCGGACGCGGTGAAGCGCCTCCCCGTCCACGCACCGGAGTGGACCGACCACAACGTCCACGACCCCGGGATCACGATCCTCGAACTCCTGGCGTGGCTCGTCGAGACGTACGGCTACCAACTCGATCGGGTGACCGACGACCACCGACGGAAGTACCTCGAACTCGTCGGCGTGACTCCCCACCCACCGAGGTCGGCGTCGGTCGATCTATCGGTCGCGACCGGTGACGAGGCGGTCGCGGGTGAGCTTCCCGCACGGACCCCGATCGTGGTGGAGACGCCGGACCGGGAGGTGATCCGGTTCGAAACGGAGACTGACATCGTGCTCACGCCGGCTACGATCGACGCGGTCGTCTCCGAGCACGCGCGGGGACGGACCGACCACACGGTGGCCAACGAGAGCGAGGGGCGATCGTTCCTGGCGTTCGGGACGGAAGCGAGCGTCGGGAACGCGCTCTACCTCGGGTTCGACGGCGACCCCTTCGCCGAGGGGAACCGACTCGACCTGGTCGTCGATTTTCACGACGACGACCTCCCGGATCCCGCGGGAGACCCGCACGACCCGATACGGTTCGTCCCCTCGATCGCCGTCGTCTGGGAACGCCTGACGGATCCGGAGCGCTGGTACCGGGACGACGCGTGGGAGGAACTGGACCTCGTCCACGACGGGACGGACGCGTTCTACACCGGCGGACGTGTCGGGCTCGCCGAACCCTCCGACCGGCAGGGCGAGGCGGAGGCGGCGGCGATCCTGGCCCGGGACACGCCGCTGATCTGGGTTCGCGCGGTGGCGAGGGCACGGGAGGACGACGAGGACACTGAACGGCGGATTCCGACCTGCGCGGAGCGGTCGGGCGTCGTCGGGTCGGGTTCACAGACCGGTGTGAGAGATCGCACTCCCACACAAACCGAGCGATACGAACTCCCACCGACGTTCGATGCGATCCGCACCAACGTCGTCGCCGCGAGACAGAGAGAGCGGGTCCCGAGCGTGGGGTTAGAGCGCATCGATCGACCGGGTGACGAGCGACCGGCGTACCCCCCGAGCGAGACGGCGGCCACCCGATCCCAGCGGTTCGCGTTTCCGACCGCGCCCGTCGTGGACGCCGAGGTGGTCGTGGGCGATACCCGCTGGACCGCCGTGGACGACTTCGGCGCCGCCGGTCCGGACGACCGGTGCTACGTTCTCGACCGAGAGCGTGGGGTCGTCACCTTCGGCGACGGCCGTCGGGGGGCGATTCCGCTGCCCGGACAGACGGTCTCGGCGGGCGACGTCGTGTACGGTGGCGGGCCGCAGGGGAACGTGCCCCGTGGCTCCACCTGGATGATCGAGGGACCGAAGGATACACTGGAGGCCGACCCGCTCGCCCGACCGGCGGGGGGGCGGGGGGCCGAGTCGATCGCGGCGGCGTTCGACCGGGCGCGGGACCAGCAGCGGATCCCGTATCGGGCGGTCACGGCGTCCGACCACCGGGCGATCGCGATGCGCACGCCGGGTGTCCGCGTCGGCCGGGCGGCGGCGGTCGTCGACTGCGCCGACGACGCATCCGGGTCGCCGAACGAGGTCACGGTCGTGGTCATCCCGTTCGGCCCACCGGGCCGACGCCCGATCCCCACGCGCGGGTTCCTCGAGGCGGTCGAGTACCAGCTCTGCGCTCACTCGTTGCTCACGGACCGGATCTCGGTGTCAGCCCCGACGTACGTGAGCATTCGGGTGACGGCGGAGGTGGTGGCCGTCGAAGGGATCCCACACGACGACGTCCGCGACGTCGCCGCCGAACGGCTCGAAACGTTCATCGACCCGCTCGTGGGGTACGACGGCGACGGCTGGCCGTTCGACCGGCCGGTCCACCGCTCGGACGTGTTCGAGGTGCTCGCGAACCTCCCGACAGTCGCGGACGTGATCGACGTCTCGATCGGCGTCGGTGACGAGGCGGACCTCGAGGCCGATCACACCTCGGTGCCGTACCTCGCAGCGGTCTCTATCGACGTGCGCGAGGAGCGAGAGACATGCGGGAGGGGGCTCTGA